One genomic region from Mycobacterium basiliense encodes:
- a CDS encoding Fur family transcriptional regulator — MAEYTEKLRVADLRVTRPRLAVLEAVDANPHADTETIFSAVRTGLPDVSRQAVYDVLNALTAVGLVRRIQPSGSVARYESRVGDNHHHVVCRSCGVIADIDCAVGEAPCLTPSDNSNVLDGYVLDEAEVIYWGVCPDCMTAVPGSQP; from the coding sequence ATGGCGGAGTACACAGAAAAGCTGCGAGTGGCCGATCTGCGGGTAACCCGGCCCCGGCTGGCTGTGCTTGAGGCCGTTGACGCCAACCCCCATGCCGACACCGAGACGATTTTCTCGGCGGTACGCACCGGCTTGCCCGACGTCTCCCGCCAAGCGGTGTACGACGTACTTAACGCTCTCACCGCGGTGGGCCTGGTCCGCCGCATCCAGCCTTCGGGCTCGGTCGCCCGCTACGAATCCCGGGTTGGCGACAATCATCATCACGTCGTGTGTCGGTCGTGCGGAGTCATCGCCGATATCGACTGCGCAGTCGGCGAAGCGCCCTGCCTGACGCCGTCGGACAACAGCAACGTTTTGGATGGCTACGTTCTCGACGAGGCCGAAGTCATCTACTGGGGCGTCTGCCCCGACTGCATGACCGCAGTGCCCGGATCACAACCGTGA
- a CDS encoding DUF1906 domain-containing protein — protein MHDSAARWHAQGRDPRPISRRGVLRYALTPALLSLGPIAATVDPPRASANDGRLIDFAEQRILPDEIRSAGYDGVINYVSESRPGANFAAKPITREYADALRAAGLQILSNYQYGKPGWSAPSDFIRGFDGGRDDARTALRLHTAAGGTASSPIFFSIDDDIDLNTWNTVAVDWFRGINSVLGVERTGIYGHSRACAWAIADGVIGSSTTVGHRWAWQTKTWSHGEREPAAVLYQEVVNSAANPGPLLGGIHVDVDQVLAVDYGQWDFPR, from the coding sequence GTGCACGACTCGGCTGCGCGATGGCATGCACAAGGCCGCGATCCACGACCGATTTCTCGACGCGGAGTCCTTCGATACGCCCTCACGCCAGCCCTGCTGAGCCTGGGACCGATCGCCGCCACAGTCGACCCACCGCGGGCATCGGCCAACGATGGCAGGTTGATCGATTTTGCCGAGCAACGGATCTTGCCTGATGAGATCAGATCGGCCGGCTATGACGGCGTGATCAACTACGTGTCCGAGTCTCGGCCGGGGGCAAACTTCGCGGCAAAACCCATCACCCGCGAGTACGCCGACGCGCTGCGCGCCGCCGGTCTGCAGATTCTCAGCAACTACCAGTATGGCAAGCCCGGTTGGTCGGCACCCTCGGATTTCATCCGCGGATTCGACGGCGGCCGCGATGACGCGCGAACCGCCCTGCGGCTCCATACCGCGGCCGGGGGCACAGCCTCGTCTCCCATTTTCTTCAGCATCGATGACGACATCGACCTGAATACCTGGAACACCGTTGCCGTCGACTGGTTTCGAGGTATCAATTCAGTACTGGGCGTCGAACGTACCGGCATCTACGGGCATTCTCGGGCGTGCGCGTGGGCGATCGCTGACGGCGTTATCGGCAGTTCCACCACCGTCGGGCACCGCTGGGCATGGCAGACCAAGACGTGGTCGCATGGGGAGCGCGAACCCGCGGCGGTGCTTTATCAAGAAGTGGTCAACAGCGCCGCAAACCCAGGTCCGCTCCTGGGTGGAATACACGTCGATGTGGACCAGGTTCTCGCGGTCGACTACGGGCAGTGGGATTTTCCTCGATGA
- the katG gene encoding catalase/peroxidase HPI, whose protein sequence is MSSDTSESRPPQPDTKTASTSESENPAIPSPEPKEHAPLTNRDWWPDQIDVSTLHPNPTKASPLGWDFDYAKEFAKLDVDALKADVISVMTTSQDWWPADYGHYGGLFIRMSWHAAGTYRINDGRGGGGQGMQRFAPLNSWPDNVSLDKARRLLWPVKQKYGNKISWADLIIFAGNCALESMGFKTFGFAFGREDVWQPEETLWGEEDTWLGTNKRYSGERDLAQPYGATTMGLIYVNPEGPEGKPDPIAAAVDIRETFGRMAMNDEETAALIVGGHSFGKTHGAGDADLVGPEPEAAPIEQQGLGWKSSYGTGKGKDTITSGLEVVWTETPTKWGNGFLQNLYGYEWELTKSPAGAWQFTAKDGAGAGKIPDPFGGPGRAPTMLVTDISLREDPIYRRITERWLEHPEELSEAFAKAWYKLLHRDMGPISRYLGPWIPEPQLWQDPVPPVDHELVDEQDVAALKSKVLGSGLSVPQLVKTAWSAASSYRDTDKRGGANGGRLRLEPQKSWEANEPSELAKVLPVLEGIQQDFNASAAGGKKISLADLIVLAGTAAVEKAAKDAGHAISVAFAPGRTDASQENTDVDSFAVLEPRADGFRNYIRPGEKAPLEHLLIERARLLGVTAPEMTVLVGGLRALGANHGGSKHGAFGANPGTLTNEFFVNLLDMGTEWKASGSAENVYEGFDRSSGQLKWTATANDLVFGSNSVLRALAEVYGQDDAKEKFVRDFAAAWVKVMNNDRFDLK, encoded by the coding sequence GTGTCATCCGATACATCTGAAAGCCGCCCACCTCAACCCGACACCAAGACCGCCAGCACCAGCGAGAGCGAGAATCCCGCAATCCCCTCCCCCGAGCCAAAGGAGCATGCGCCGCTGACCAACCGGGACTGGTGGCCAGACCAGATCGACGTGTCGACGCTGCATCCAAACCCGACCAAGGCCAGCCCGCTCGGCTGGGATTTCGACTACGCCAAAGAGTTCGCCAAGCTCGACGTCGACGCCCTCAAGGCGGATGTCATTTCGGTGATGACGACCTCGCAGGACTGGTGGCCCGCCGATTACGGCCACTACGGAGGTCTGTTCATCCGGATGAGCTGGCATGCCGCGGGTACCTACCGGATCAACGACGGTCGCGGCGGTGGCGGCCAGGGCATGCAGCGGTTCGCGCCGCTCAACAGCTGGCCGGACAACGTGAGCCTGGACAAGGCCCGTCGGCTGCTGTGGCCGGTCAAGCAGAAATATGGCAACAAAATCTCGTGGGCCGACCTGATCATCTTTGCCGGCAACTGCGCCCTTGAATCCATGGGCTTCAAGACCTTTGGTTTCGCGTTCGGCCGCGAAGACGTCTGGCAGCCCGAAGAGACGCTGTGGGGAGAAGAGGACACCTGGCTGGGGACCAATAAGCGCTACTCGGGCGAACGGGATTTGGCGCAGCCCTACGGTGCCACCACCATGGGACTGATCTATGTCAATCCCGAAGGCCCGGAAGGCAAGCCGGATCCGATCGCGGCGGCGGTGGATATCCGCGAGACGTTCGGCCGGATGGCGATGAACGACGAAGAGACCGCAGCTCTTATCGTCGGTGGTCACAGCTTCGGCAAGACCCATGGCGCCGGCGATGCCGATTTGGTCGGTCCCGAGCCGGAGGCCGCTCCCATCGAACAGCAGGGCCTGGGCTGGAAGAGTTCGTATGGCACCGGCAAGGGCAAGGACACCATCACCAGTGGCCTGGAAGTGGTGTGGACCGAGACGCCCACCAAGTGGGGCAACGGATTCCTGCAGAATCTCTACGGCTACGAATGGGAACTCACCAAGAGCCCGGCCGGGGCCTGGCAGTTCACCGCCAAGGACGGCGCGGGTGCGGGAAAGATCCCCGACCCATTCGGCGGGCCCGGTCGCGCCCCGACCATGCTGGTCACCGACATATCGTTGCGGGAAGATCCGATTTACCGGCGAATCACCGAGCGCTGGCTCGAACACCCCGAGGAACTGTCCGAGGCGTTCGCCAAGGCGTGGTACAAGCTGCTGCACCGAGACATGGGACCCATCAGCCGCTACCTCGGGCCATGGATCCCAGAACCGCAGTTGTGGCAGGATCCGGTGCCGCCGGTCGACCACGAGCTGGTCGACGAGCAGGACGTGGCGGCATTGAAGAGCAAGGTGCTCGGGTCGGGGCTGTCGGTGCCGCAGTTGGTCAAGACGGCTTGGTCGGCGGCCAGCAGTTACCGCGACACCGACAAGCGTGGCGGTGCCAACGGAGGCCGGCTTCGCCTGGAACCGCAGAAGAGTTGGGAGGCCAACGAGCCCTCCGAGTTGGCCAAGGTGTTGCCCGTTCTCGAAGGAATCCAACAGGACTTCAACGCCTCGGCGGCTGGCGGCAAGAAGATCTCACTGGCCGACTTGATCGTGTTAGCCGGAACTGCGGCGGTGGAGAAGGCGGCCAAAGACGCCGGCCACGCAATCTCGGTGGCGTTTGCGCCCGGGCGTACCGACGCGTCACAGGAGAACACCGACGTTGATTCCTTCGCGGTGCTCGAACCACGCGCCGACGGCTTCCGCAACTACATCCGACCCGGTGAGAAGGCGCCGCTTGAGCACCTGCTGATCGAACGGGCGCGTCTGCTGGGTGTGACGGCGCCGGAGATGACGGTGCTGGTCGGCGGGTTGCGTGCGCTCGGCGCCAATCATGGCGGCAGCAAGCACGGCGCGTTCGGCGCCAACCCGGGCACGTTGACCAACGAATTCTTCGTCAACCTGCTCGACATGGGTACGGAGTGGAAGGCGTCGGGGTCGGCGGAGAATGTCTACGAAGGGTTTGACCGCTCGTCGGGTCAGCTCAAGTGGACGGCCACCGCGAATGACCTTGTGTTTGGCTCGAATTCGGTGCTGCGTGCACTGGCCGAGGTTTACGGACAGGACGACGCCAAGGAGAAGTTCGTACGGGACTTCGCTGCCGCCTGGGTCAAGGTCATGAACAACGACCGGTTCGACCTCAAATAG